The following proteins come from a genomic window of Phnomibacter ginsenosidimutans:
- the yidC gene encoding membrane protein insertase YidC, with translation MGFDRNTVIGFALLAVLFMGYFWYVSSNQQAATELKKRQEDSIAALKPKVDSAQWKADSVRMALLKDSVSAGSFVAAGSRDSLAVLENNVLKATFSSKGGWLRSVELKNYKGANGKPVVMGGGAGESFGYAINTLPGQSTESSKLFFGNVAVAKNADSSQTISYTSSSNGGSSITHKFTVRPNDYRIKAEIVLNGANQLVTGQTLNLHWNTVAHRQQADAEYEKTQTRLVYQTEGEYDYTTAMQGASEALEQPAEWFGLKQQFFNSSIIASQKLKSVKADVVVPAEGQDSNTVATLKMTAQASLAAGATATVPLEMYYGPNDYEVLKDYDNGMHNIVDLGSGVFAFVKWINRWLILPVFDFLGNIMGGYGGWTILLLTIFIRLLIVPLTYSSYLSGAKMKALRPEIDAMKARLNGDQQAISMEQMKLFREAGVNPLGGCIPALFQIPIFFALYSFFNSNIDLRGIPFLWAGDLSSYDSVLNMGFAIPFYGSHVSLFTITATITSLLISIYSMSTTPDAGNPMMKYMPYIFPFMMLFIFNKLPSALTWYYTVSNVITLILQFVIQNYVINHDKILAEIAANKAKPKNNRSGRSGWPACRRPKRKWMK, from the coding sequence ATGGGATTTGATCGGAATACCGTCATTGGGTTTGCTTTACTGGCGGTGTTGTTCATGGGCTACTTTTGGTATGTAAGTAGCAATCAGCAGGCTGCCACTGAGTTGAAAAAGCGCCAGGAGGATAGCATCGCTGCATTGAAGCCCAAGGTAGACTCGGCACAATGGAAGGCGGATAGCGTTCGCATGGCACTGCTGAAGGATTCAGTATCTGCCGGAAGCTTTGTGGCTGCCGGTAGCAGGGATAGCCTGGCTGTATTGGAAAATAATGTATTGAAAGCCACATTCAGCAGCAAAGGCGGTTGGCTCCGTTCGGTTGAGTTGAAAAATTATAAAGGTGCCAATGGCAAACCTGTGGTAATGGGTGGTGGCGCCGGCGAAAGTTTTGGCTATGCTATCAATACCTTGCCCGGTCAGTCTACCGAATCTTCAAAATTGTTTTTTGGCAATGTAGCCGTGGCTAAAAATGCAGATAGCAGCCAAACCATCAGCTATACTTCCAGCAGCAACGGCGGCAGCAGCATTACGCATAAGTTTACTGTTCGCCCCAATGATTACCGCATCAAGGCCGAAATTGTACTGAATGGTGCCAACCAATTGGTAACCGGCCAAACACTCAACCTGCACTGGAACACGGTGGCGCATCGCCAACAGGCCGATGCAGAATATGAAAAAACACAAACCCGCCTGGTGTACCAAACGGAAGGCGAGTACGATTATACCACCGCCATGCAAGGCGCCAGCGAAGCATTGGAGCAGCCGGCAGAATGGTTTGGTTTGAAGCAGCAGTTTTTCAACAGCAGCATTATTGCCAGCCAAAAATTAAAATCGGTGAAAGCCGATGTGGTGGTGCCTGCTGAAGGTCAGGATAGCAACACGGTGGCTACCTTGAAAATGACTGCTCAGGCTTCATTGGCAGCTGGTGCTACAGCAACAGTTCCTTTGGAAATGTACTATGGCCCTAACGATTACGAAGTACTGAAAGACTACGACAATGGCATGCACAATATCGTAGACCTTGGTAGTGGTGTATTCGCATTTGTAAAATGGATCAACCGCTGGCTCATTTTGCCGGTGTTCGATTTCTTGGGCAATATCATGGGCGGCTATGGTGGCTGGACCATTTTGTTGCTTACCATCTTCATCCGCTTGCTTATTGTGCCGCTTACCTACAGCAGCTACCTCAGTGGTGCCAAAATGAAAGCCCTCCGCCCCGAGATTGATGCCATGAAGGCTCGCCTCAATGGCGATCAGCAGGCCATCAGCATGGAGCAAATGAAACTTTTCCGCGAAGCGGGTGTGAACCCACTGGGTGGCTGTATTCCGGCCTTGTTCCAGATTCCCATCTTCTTTGCCTTGTATAGTTTCTTCAACAGCAATATCGACCTGCGGGGTATTCCTTTCCTCTGGGCCGGCGATTTGAGCAGCTACGATTCTGTACTCAACATGGGTTTTGCCATTCCGTTTTATGGTTCGCATGTAAGCTTGTTTACCATCACCGCTACCATCACCAGTTTGCTCATCAGCATTTACAGCATGAGCACTACGCCCGATGCTGGCAACCCCATGATGAAGTACATGCCGTACATCTTCCCTTTCATGATGTTGTTCATCTTCAACAAGCTGCCATCGGCTCTTACCTGGTACTATACCGTGTCCAACGTGATTACGCTGATTCTGCAATTTGTGATTCAGAACTACGTGATTAACCACGATAAGATTTTGGCAGAAATAGCAGCCAACAAGGCGAAGCCCAAAAACAATCGAAGTGGCAGGAGCGGCTGGCCAGCATGCAGGAGGCCCAAAAGAAAATGGATGAAATGA